The DNA window AAACCATTATAATATCTCCATCTTTTATCATTTTGTCTATTTTCAGGTAGAACTTTAACCCACACATGATATAAAATAGCTTTATAAAAACAGCTTTTTCTTTCGGATCAGCGGAAAATTTCATCTATTTTTTAATTTTTGCCCCATTTTTTAATTTTTGGCACGGTTTATGCTTTATATAACGGTATAAAACTATTTGAGGAGGGTTCCATCATGTTAGTAATGACCAAGTATCTGTTTATCGTCCTGCTCTGCTTTGCCATTGGTGATTTTTTCGGGGTGTTCACCAAAGCAAAAATATCATCCGTATTTATCATTTTCATGATATTTCTGGGTGGGTTCATGTCGGGTATCTTTCCAAAAGATATCATCGATCAGGCGGGGCTTACTGAATTCAGCCGCTGGTCGGCAAGTTTTATCATTTTCAGTATCGGCTCACAAATCAACCTGGCACAATTAAAAAAGGAATGGCGGGTCGTTATCATGTCCCTGGTGGCTATGGCCGTAGCTCTCGTCGGGGTCCTTGTGATTATTCCGTTCATCGGCAGGGAATCTGCACTTGTATCAATCCCGATTGTAAACGGCGGTATCAATGCCACACAGATTATGACCGAGGGGGCGCTTGAAAAAGGCCTCACCACCGCAGCGGCTCTGGGCGCATTTATCTATGCCATCCAGAAATTCGTTGGAACAATTCCTGCCTCCTATTTTGGCCGTCAGGAGGGATTTCTTCTGGTTAATGAATACCGTGAAAAGAAAGCCCAGGGAATCGACCTTTTAAAAGGCCTTGAAGATGTTTCATCGGAAAGCGATGATGCAAACGGCCACAAACAGACCTTTTTCCAGAAACACAAAAAATATTATACCGACTATACCTGCCTTGCCATCACGGCCTGCGGCGGCTTCCTCTCCTATCTGGTTGCGGCGCACACCCCCGGCATCAACTACGGAATCTGGGCTCTTATATTTGGATGCGGAGCCAACTGCCTCGGCCTTATCCCAACCCGTATTTTAAATTATGGCAACTCCATGGGTATTGTCATGATGGCGATGTTTGCCGACATCATTCCAGCCCTTGCCAATGTAAACCTGGGCAATATCGCACTGATCGGTTTTCAGACCGTACTGGTATTTGCTGCCGTACTCATTTTCAGCGTATTCTGCCTTCGCGTTCTTCCACTGTGGAAAATCGTTGGTTCCAGGAATAAGGCAATGGGCTGTGCCATGGCCCAATTGTTAGGTTTCCCGGCCACACAGTTGATTGTCAACGAGGTAGCTCTGGCTGTATCCGAAACCGAAGAAGAAAAAAATTATGTGATTACAAAACTTACGCCTGCTTTTGTCGTATCGGGCTTTGTTTCCGTCACATCCCTGTCCATCATTATAGCCGGAGTTTTGGTCAACTTCCTTTGAGCCGGTTTTAAAATAACAAAAATATATTCATTTTAAGGAGAATCTTATGAACTACGATGCGTTAAAAAACAGCTACCCATCCAGAAGAAGCGTTGTATATGGAAGGAAGGGAATGGTATGCACCTCTCAGCCCCTCGCCGCCCAGGCCGGACTTGATATGATAAAAAAGGGAGGAAACGCCATTGATGCAGTCATTGCAACGGCCTCCTGCATGACCGTGCTGGAACCAACCTCCAACGGAATCGGAAGCGACGCCTTTGCCCTTGTATGGACAAAAGGAGAATTGCACGGCTTAAATGCCAGCGGCAAAGCCCCCATGTCCCTGGATATCGATACGGTGAAAGGTCTCGGCCATAACTCCATGCCAAAAAGAGGATGGATCCCGGTAATGGTGCCTGGCGCTCCATCGGCCTGGGCCGAATTATCAGAAAAATACGGCAGGCTCCCCTTTGAGGAAGTACTTCAACCGGCCATCGCCTATGCAGAAGAAGGATATGGCGTCTCCCCATTATTTCAAGGCTCTGGGACAATTCCTACCGTGAATTCTCGGCCGAATTTACCGGTCAAGAGTATGAACCGTGGTTTCAAATGTTCGCCCCGAAAGGCCATGCACCGGCACCGGGTGAATTATGGAACTCCCCGAACTGGCCGATACGCTCCGAAAAATAGCCGCCACAAAATCAAAGGCCATTTATCAGGGGGAACTGGCCAACGCCATCGATGCATTTTCGCGAAAAACGGGCGGTTATATCAGAAAATCGGATTTAGAAGACTATTGGTGCAAATGGGTGGAGCCAATCCACACCAATTACCGCGGCTACGATATCTGGGAAATGCCGCCCAACGGCAACGGAATTATCGCTCTGATGGCCCTTAATATCTTGAGGGGATTCGATTTTACTGAAAGAGATACGGCAGAAACCATACATAAACAGTTAGAAGCCATGAAACTCGCATTCACCGACGGT is part of the [Clostridium] symbiosum genome and encodes:
- a CDS encoding permease, giving the protein MLVMTKYLFIVLLCFAIGDFFGVFTKAKISSVFIIFMIFLGGFMSGIFPKDIIDQAGLTEFSRWSASFIIFSIGSQINLAQLKKEWRVVIMSLVAMAVALVGVLVIIPFIGRESALVSIPIVNGGINATQIMTEGALEKGLTTAAALGAFIYAIQKFVGTIPASYFGRQEGFLLVNEYREKKAQGIDLLKGLEDVSSESDDANGHKQTFFQKHKKYYTDYTCLAITACGGFLSYLVAAHTPGINYGIWALIFGCGANCLGLIPTRILNYGNSMGIVMMAMFADIIPALANVNLGNIALIGFQTVLVFAAVLIFSVFCLRVLPLWKIVGSRNKAMGCAMAQLLGFPATQLIVNEVALAVSETEEEKNYVITKLTPAFVVSGFVSVTSLSIIIAGVLVNFL